The segment CACGGCTTCGTCGGCGGTCTGAAGAACCTCTGCTGGCCGTCGGGCATTCCCGGCTGGGTCATGTTCATCCTGGTGCCCATCGAGTTCTTCTCGAACATCTTCGTGCGTCCCTTCACCCTCGCGGTGCGAGCCTTCGCCAACATGTTCGCCGGCCACCTGCTGATCGTCGTCTTCTCGGTCGCCTCCTGGTACCTGCTCAGCCCCAGCATCGGCGCCCTGTACGGCTCGGTGTCCTTCGTGGTGGCGGTCGGCCTGACCGGCTTCGAGCTGCTGGTGCAGTTCCTGCAGGCGTACATCTTCGTGATGCTCGCCAGCAGCTACATCGCCGGCGCCCTGGAAGAGGCGCACTGATCCCCGCGGCCCCGGCCGCGCCCATGAACTCCCGGTGGCCAACACCCACCGGTATCCCATCCCCGCAAAGGATTAGCTGAGATGTCCGCTCTCGCTGAGGTTTCCGGTTCCGTCGCTTCCATCGGCTACGGCCTCGCCGCCATCGGCCCCGGCATCGGCGTCGGTCTGATCTTCGGTAACGGCGTGCAGGCGATGGCCCGTCAGCCCGAGGCTGCCGGCCTGATCCGCTCGAACATGTTCATCGGCTTCGCCCTGACCGAGGCCCTCGCCCTGATCGGCATCGTCATGCCGTTCGTCTACGGCCAGTGAGTCTGTCTCACCAGTAGTCACTTCCGACGAAAGGTTCTGATATGACCCCCGAGGTCTTCCTCGCGTCGGAGGAGAAGATGAACCCTCTCCTCCCCGCGTGGCCCGAGGTCATCATCGGCCTGCTCTGCTTCTTCATCGTCTTCGGCCTCCTCGGCAAGAAGCTCCTCCCCAGCATCGAGAAGGTGCTGGGGGAGCGCCGTGACGCCATCGAGGGCGGCATGAAGCGCGCGGAAACCGCTCAGGCCGAGGCCCAGGCCCTGCTGGAGCAGTACCGCGCCGAGCTCGCCGAGGCGCGTCACGAGGCCGCTCGGATCACCGAGCACGCCCGTGAGCAGGGCGCTGCCCTGATCAACGAGATGCGCGAGGAGGGCCAGCGCCAGCGCGAGGCCATCGTCGCGGCCGGCCACGCCCAGATCGAGGCCGACAAGAAGCAGGCGACCGCCGTCCTGCGCCAGGACGTCGGCTCGCTGGCCTCCCAGCTGGCCTCCCGCATCGTCGGTGAGTCGCTGGAGGACCACGCCCGCCAGAGCGGTGTCATCGACCGCTTCCTGGACGAGCTGGAGTCCAAGGCCGCCGCTGCCCAGGGTGCGTCCAAGTGATCGGCGCGAGCCGTGAGGCACTCGCCGCCGGCCGCGAGAACCTCGAGAGCCTGACCGACAACACCTCGGTGGACTCGGCCAAGCTCGCCGAGGAGCTCGCTGCCGTCACCGCGCTGCTGGACCGCGAGGTCTCGCTGCGCCGCGTCCTGACCGACCCCGCGCGGTCCGGTCAGGACAAGGCCCGGCTGGTCTCCTCGCTGCTGAACGGCCAGGTCTCCGGCGAGGCCGTGGACCTGGTCTCCGGCCTGGTCCGCTCGCGCTGGTCCGGGTCGCGCGACCTGGCCGACGCGGTCGAGCAGCTGGCCGCGTACGCCGAGGTCATCGCCGCCGACAAGGCGGGCTCGCTGGACGACGTCGAGGACGAGCTGTTCCGGTTCGGCCGGGTGGTGGCGGGCTCGCACGAGCTGCGCGCCGCGCTGACCGAGCCGAAGGCCGACGCCGCCGCCAAGGCCGCGCTGGTCCGCAAGCTCCTCGGCGGCCGCGCCAACGCCGGCACCGTCCGGCTGGTCGCCAACCTGGTCACCAACCCGCGTGG is part of the Kitasatospora setae KM-6054 genome and harbors:
- a CDS encoding F0F1 ATP synthase subunit B; this encodes MTPEVFLASEEKMNPLLPAWPEVIIGLLCFFIVFGLLGKKLLPSIEKVLGERRDAIEGGMKRAETAQAEAQALLEQYRAELAEARHEAARITEHAREQGAALINEMREEGQRQREAIVAAGHAQIEADKKQATAVLRQDVGSLASQLASRIVGESLEDHARQSGVIDRFLDELESKAAAAQGASK
- a CDS encoding F0F1 ATP synthase subunit delta — translated: MIGASREALAAGRENLESLTDNTSVDSAKLAEELAAVTALLDREVSLRRVLTDPARSGQDKARLVSSLLNGQVSGEAVDLVSGLVRSRWSGSRDLADAVEQLAAYAEVIAADKAGSLDDVEDELFRFGRVVAGSHELRAALTEPKADAAAKAALVRKLLGGRANAGTVRLVANLVTNPRGRSLEGGLESYSKLAASRRGRVVAKVTSAIPLSDVQKQRLAAALAGLHGRQVHLNIDVDPEVQGGVRVEIGDEIIDGTVASRLEGARQGLEG
- the atpE gene encoding ATP synthase F0 subunit C, producing the protein MSALAEVSGSVASIGYGLAAIGPGIGVGLIFGNGVQAMARQPEAAGLIRSNMFIGFALTEALALIGIVMPFVYGQ